A stretch of Bordetella petrii DNA encodes these proteins:
- a CDS encoding DUF945 family protein: MKKAVGITAGVVIVLAAGWLGATWYTGKRIEAEAPARLEEVNQKLADALSGMGFGVTIKQIGYERHFFTSQARYGVSLVKGPDGPEDLPQGTAEFVSRIQHGPFPKDALARGHLMPALAFVHAELAANDDLKPLFELTKGATPLWSDTIVSYNGDSTGTAGLAPIEFSKDGDVLKFSGAHAEGRYIRSTQNSIGRVTIDQVALDASKSDQPVKLNLAGLVFDVDTRMGQFGLGVGSSSAQVERIDIQDLDTETQVALQGLGYTAVLAESGSNLNLEAGYRIGQIQVNGKDFGKGQANLKLERLDGKAVNDLSKLYNQIVQEVGEGSTADAALTDERRQALLQLGRQLLAGNPSMRLDPVLWQTAKGESRLSVAIDLAKPAALDAAPPAADNLQAIVQQAIKGIDVKVALSKPMAQDLIAQYMQGQGLDAQQASAEADDQVRSLAGMAEMLNLGKNDGDKLVASFQYADGKANLNGNEIPADELFGNLLGGLGGDGEDEMSAADGGMLSSLDPALVGDILDEAGFAYEIGATAQGYPLIEIEPGDSGAAGLRVEFNDCDIESACSDLLLRASFASKQPVPLKLLNDWNVRNRWTRAYLDTDNQAVLEMDVNAYGGIGDNGADFLVKTFLASVPQFAETLASAPR; this comes from the coding sequence ATGAAAAAGGCAGTGGGGATCACGGCAGGAGTGGTCATTGTGCTGGCGGCGGGCTGGCTGGGCGCCACCTGGTACACCGGCAAGCGCATCGAGGCCGAAGCGCCGGCCCGCCTGGAAGAAGTGAACCAGAAACTGGCCGACGCACTGTCGGGCATGGGGTTCGGCGTCACCATCAAGCAGATCGGCTACGAACGCCATTTCTTCACCAGCCAGGCCCGCTACGGCGTCTCGCTGGTCAAAGGGCCGGACGGTCCGGAAGACCTGCCCCAGGGCACCGCCGAGTTCGTGTCCCGCATCCAGCACGGCCCCTTCCCCAAAGACGCCCTCGCTCGCGGCCACCTGATGCCCGCGCTCGCCTTCGTGCACGCCGAACTGGCCGCCAATGACGACCTCAAGCCGCTGTTCGAGCTGACCAAAGGCGCCACGCCCCTGTGGAGCGACACCATCGTCTCGTATAACGGCGATTCCACCGGCACCGCCGGCCTGGCGCCCATCGAATTCAGCAAAGACGGCGACGTCCTGAAATTCAGCGGCGCACATGCCGAAGGCCGCTACATCCGCTCCACCCAGAACTCGATCGGCCGTGTGACGATCGACCAAGTGGCGCTGGACGCCAGCAAAAGCGACCAGCCGGTCAAGCTGAACCTCGCGGGCCTGGTGTTCGACGTGGATACCCGCATGGGCCAGTTCGGCCTGGGGGTGGGCAGCTCGAGCGCGCAGGTCGAACGCATCGACATCCAGGACCTGGACACGGAAACCCAGGTAGCCCTGCAAGGGCTGGGCTATACGGCCGTGCTGGCCGAAAGCGGCAGCAACCTGAACCTGGAAGCCGGCTATCGCATCGGCCAGATCCAGGTCAACGGCAAGGACTTCGGCAAGGGCCAGGCAAACCTGAAGCTCGAGCGCCTGGACGGCAAAGCCGTCAACGACCTGTCCAAACTCTACAACCAGATCGTCCAGGAAGTCGGCGAGGGCAGCACGGCCGATGCCGCGCTTACCGACGAGCGGCGCCAGGCCCTGCTGCAGCTGGGCCGCCAGCTGCTGGCCGGCAATCCGTCGATGCGCCTGGATCCGGTCTTGTGGCAGACCGCCAAGGGTGAAAGCCGCCTTTCAGTGGCGATCGACCTGGCCAAGCCCGCGGCGCTGGACGCCGCCCCGCCGGCCGCCGACAACCTGCAGGCCATCGTGCAGCAAGCCATCAAGGGCATCGACGTAAAGGTCGCGCTGTCCAAGCCCATGGCGCAGGACCTGATCGCCCAGTACATGCAGGGCCAGGGCCTGGACGCGCAGCAGGCGTCCGCCGAAGCCGACGACCAGGTGCGCTCGCTGGCCGGCATGGCCGAAATGCTGAACCTCGGCAAGAACGACGGCGACAAGCTCGTGGCCTCTTTCCAGTACGCCGACGGCAAGGCCAACCTGAACGGCAACGAGATCCCCGCTGACGAACTCTTCGGCAACCTGCTGGGCGGCCTGGGCGGCGACGGCGAAGACGAGATGTCCGCCGCCGACGGCGGCATGCTCAGCTCGCTCGATCCGGCCCTGGTGGGCGACATTCTGGACGAGGCCGGTTTCGCGTACGAAATCGGCGCTACCGCGCAGGGATATCCGCTGATAGAGATCGAGCCGGGCGACAGCGGCGCGGCAGGCCTGCGCGTCGAGTTCAACGACTGCGACATCGAAAGCGCCTGCTCCGACCTGCTGCTGCGCGCCAGCTTTGCATCGAAACAGCCCGTGCCGCTGAAGCTGCTGAACGACTGGAACGTCCGCAACCGCTGGACCCGCGCCTACCTGGATACCGACAACCAGGCAGTGCTGGAAATGGACGTGAACGCCTACGGCGGCATCGGCGACAACGGCGCGGACTTCCTGGTCAAGACCTTCCTGGCTTCAGTACCGCAATTTGCCGAAACACTGGCCAGCGCGCCGCGCTAA
- a CDS encoding NAD(P)-dependent oxidoreductase, with amino-acid sequence MEFLPLFHSLRGRAVLLVGGGDVALRKARLLYSAGALLRVVAPRVHPQIPALAAEMRQRAYAPTDLDGVALAVAATDQAALNAAVSAQAQARGIPVNVVDSPSLCSALFPAIVDRSPLVVAVGSGGHAPVLARLARAQIETRLPARYGQLASLARQFRGRVKSLLPSVQQRRLFWEDIFQGPVAEALLAGQPELARRLLEARLAGPAPQASGEVYWVGAGPGDPDLLTFRALRLMQQADIVLSSPCIPSSIVDLCRRDADRIAPRPPAAGTAPCCSLQLIELARQGKRVLLLVAGNAAAHEHGGALDALAAHGIPFQVVPGVDSLAAPAPA; translated from the coding sequence ATGGAATTCCTTCCCCTGTTCCACTCCCTGCGAGGCCGCGCCGTCCTGCTTGTCGGCGGCGGCGACGTGGCATTGCGCAAGGCGCGGCTGCTTTACAGCGCCGGCGCCTTGCTGCGCGTGGTAGCCCCGCGCGTGCACCCCCAGATTCCTGCCCTGGCCGCCGAAATGCGCCAGCGCGCCTACGCCCCCACCGACCTCGACGGCGTCGCGCTGGCGGTCGCCGCCACCGACCAGGCCGCGCTCAACGCCGCCGTATCGGCGCAGGCCCAGGCGCGCGGCATCCCGGTCAATGTGGTGGATTCTCCCAGCCTGTGCAGCGCCCTGTTTCCCGCCATCGTCGATCGTTCGCCGCTGGTGGTGGCGGTCGGCAGCGGCGGCCACGCCCCGGTGCTGGCCCGGCTGGCGCGCGCCCAGATCGAAACCCGGCTGCCCGCCCGCTACGGCCAGCTGGCCAGCCTGGCCAGGCAGTTCCGCGGCCGCGTCAAGTCGCTGCTGCCCAGCGTGCAGCAGCGCCGCCTGTTCTGGGAAGACATTTTCCAGGGTCCGGTTGCCGAAGCCCTGCTCGCCGGCCAGCCCGAACTGGCGCGGCGCCTGCTCGAAGCCCGGCTGGCGGGCCCGGCCCCGCAGGCATCGGGCGAGGTCTACTGGGTAGGCGCTGGCCCGGGCGACCCCGACCTGCTCACCTTTCGCGCCCTGCGGCTGATGCAACAGGCCGATATCGTGCTCAGCAGCCCCTGCATCCCGTCGTCCATCGTCGACCTGTGCCGCCGCGACGCCGACCGCATCGCGCCGCGCCCGCCCGCCGCCGGCACCGCCCCCTGCTGCAGCCTGCAACTCATCGAACTGGCCCGGCAGGGCAAGCGGGTACTGCTGCTGGTGGCCGGCAATGCCGCCGCCCATGAACACGGCGGCGCGCTCGATGCCCTGGCGGCGCACGGCATCCCGTTCCAGGTAGTGCCGGGCGTCGACAGCCTGGCGGCGCCAGCGCCCGCCTGA
- a CDS encoding Crp/Fnr family transcriptional regulator, with protein MQPHRVHHQILRSHHLFEPLSEAQLDTLLETARLLNVDKGEKLFHQGEPAHAFYFVIAGTVKIYRLTPDGQEKVFDVIGGRQTFAEAMMLMDTPDYVASAQAIAPSQLYRFSNSTYMELLQNNSKLTFALLGKLCIRLHQRINEIETLSLKNATHRVVRYLLTQLARHPDCDSFELPMAKRLVAGHLSIQPETFSRIIRHLIDEGIITQRGNHICVLNSQRLELFE; from the coding sequence ATGCAGCCCCACCGCGTCCATCACCAGATCCTTCGCAGCCACCATCTGTTCGAGCCCTTGAGCGAAGCGCAACTCGACACCCTGCTGGAAACGGCCCGGCTGCTCAATGTCGACAAGGGCGAAAAACTGTTCCACCAGGGCGAACCCGCCCATGCCTTCTACTTTGTGATCGCCGGCACGGTAAAAATCTATCGCCTGACGCCGGACGGCCAGGAAAAAGTCTTCGACGTGATCGGCGGCCGCCAGACCTTCGCCGAAGCCATGATGCTGATGGACACCCCCGACTACGTGGCGTCGGCGCAGGCCATCGCGCCTTCGCAGCTGTACCGGTTTTCCAACAGCACCTATATGGAACTGCTGCAGAACAACAGCAAGCTGACCTTCGCCCTGCTGGGCAAGCTCTGCATCCGGCTGCACCAGCGCATCAACGAAATCGAAACCCTGTCCCTGAAGAACGCCACCCACCGCGTGGTGCGCTACCTGCTCACCCAGCTGGCGCGGCACCCCGACTGCGACAGCTTCGAGCTGCCCATGGCCAAGCGGCTGGTTGCGGGCCACCTGTCGATCCAGCCTGAAACCTTCTCGCGCATCATCCGCCACCTGATCGACGAAGGCATCATCACCCAGCGCGGCAACCATATCTGCGTGCTGAACAGCCAGCGCCTGGAACTTTTCGAATAA
- a CDS encoding nitric oxide reductase activation protein NorD translates to MSFELEEWVGGFWHRFITRQASHEFPAARVLLADMQRSLAVLFRAMGGAGGIALETADPRTLTLRRNLLQRVAGAGRHGALAWRDADTLRLPGQLAVYADAALNAELYRWLALLAGQAGRMRHWGRDNQRWTHALLQRYPALRPRYRRLVEAHLRLRPEPAALRRDEAALEHAVRQALHEPGSLVDFPRSERAPWPVPLWLYPPQQAGLPQAAELDSGPEDGQQPAADARTAARKRATRVDDHSGKDGLLLIRLENLFSWSEHVDLDRRGDDSENPDAARAAEDLDELAMSRRRMRQGGGLKLDLDLPPADVDDLPLSDPLALPEWDYRRQHLQDNFVQVQMMAPRQSEPAALPARLAPLARRLRRQFENLRSDRQWLRQQPLGSELDMQAWIDFQVERHHGHCAERGWFLERRQTRRDLACLLLADLSMSTDAHLDDEHRVIDVIGDSLLLFGEALSAVGDPFALYGFSSLRRQQVRMLELKTFRQRYGDETRGRIQALRPGYYTRMGAALRQATRLLAASPRRRKLLLLVTDGKPNDLDRYEGRYGVEDTRQAVIEARRQGLLPFCITIDREAGGYLPYMFGAHGYTLIRQPQQLPYRLPQLYRQLTQP, encoded by the coding sequence TTGAGTTTCGAGCTGGAAGAATGGGTGGGCGGGTTCTGGCACAGGTTCATCACACGCCAGGCCAGCCATGAATTTCCCGCCGCGCGCGTGCTGCTGGCCGACATGCAGCGCAGCCTGGCGGTGCTGTTCCGCGCCATGGGCGGCGCCGGCGGCATTGCCCTTGAAACCGCCGACCCGCGCACCCTGACGCTGCGGCGCAATCTGCTGCAGCGCGTCGCCGGCGCGGGCCGGCACGGCGCGCTGGCGTGGCGCGATGCCGATACCCTGCGCCTGCCCGGCCAGTTGGCGGTGTATGCCGACGCCGCGCTCAACGCCGAACTGTATCGCTGGCTGGCGCTGCTGGCCGGGCAGGCCGGCCGCATGCGCCATTGGGGCCGCGACAACCAGCGCTGGACGCACGCTTTGCTGCAGCGCTACCCGGCCTTGCGCCCCCGCTATCGGCGGCTGGTCGAGGCGCATCTGCGCCTGCGCCCGGAGCCGGCCGCATTGCGGCGCGACGAGGCCGCGCTGGAACACGCCGTGCGGCAGGCGTTGCACGAGCCCGGCAGCCTTGTCGATTTCCCGCGCAGCGAGCGCGCGCCGTGGCCCGTGCCGTTGTGGCTGTACCCGCCCCAGCAGGCCGGCCTGCCGCAAGCGGCCGAGCTCGACAGCGGGCCTGAAGACGGGCAGCAGCCCGCCGCCGATGCGCGCACGGCGGCGCGCAAGCGCGCCACGCGGGTCGATGACCATTCCGGCAAAGACGGCCTGTTGCTGATACGCCTGGAAAACCTGTTCAGCTGGTCCGAGCACGTCGACCTGGACCGGCGCGGCGACGACAGCGAAAACCCCGATGCCGCGCGCGCGGCCGAAGACCTGGACGAACTGGCAATGTCGCGGCGGCGCATGCGCCAGGGCGGCGGGCTGAAACTGGACCTGGACCTGCCGCCCGCCGATGTCGACGACTTGCCCCTGAGCGACCCCTTGGCCCTGCCCGAATGGGACTACCGCCGCCAGCACCTGCAAGACAACTTCGTGCAGGTGCAGATGATGGCGCCGCGCCAGTCCGAGCCGGCGGCGCTGCCGGCCCGCCTGGCGCCGCTGGCCAGGCGCCTGCGCCGGCAGTTCGAAAATTTGCGCAGCGATCGCCAGTGGCTGCGCCAGCAGCCGCTGGGTTCCGAGCTAGACATGCAGGCCTGGATCGATTTCCAGGTCGAGCGCCACCATGGGCATTGCGCCGAGCGCGGCTGGTTTCTCGAGCGCCGGCAAACCCGGCGCGACCTGGCCTGCCTGCTGCTGGCCGACTTGTCGATGTCCACCGACGCTCACCTCGACGATGAACACCGTGTCATCGACGTCATCGGCGACAGTCTGCTGCTGTTCGGCGAGGCGCTGTCGGCAGTGGGCGACCCGTTCGCGCTGTACGGGTTTTCCTCGCTGCGGCGCCAGCAGGTACGCATGCTGGAACTGAAAACATTCCGCCAGCGCTATGGCGACGAAACGCGCGGCCGCATCCAGGCGCTGCGGCCCGGCTACTACACCCGCATGGGCGCCGCGCTGCGGCAGGCCACGCGGCTGCTGGCCGCCAGCCCGCGCCGGCGCAAGTTGCTGCTGCTGGTAACCGACGGCAAGCCCAACGACCTGGACCGCTACGAAGGCCGCTACGGCGTCGAAGATACGCGCCAGGCCGTCATCGAGGCGCGCCGCCAGGGGCTGCTGCCGTTCTGCATCACCATCGATCGCGAGGCCGGCGGCTATCTGCCCTATATGTTCGGCGCGCACGGGTACACCCTGATACGCCAGCCGCAGCAGTTGCCCTACCGGCTGCCCCAGCTGTACCGCCAGCTGACGCAGCCTTAG
- a CDS encoding cbb3-type cytochrome c oxidase subunit I: protein MTAANPHLKFASQAVAKPYFVFALILFAGQILFGLIMGLQYVVGDFLFPLIPFNVARMVHTNLLIVWLLFGFMGAAYYLIPEEADRELHSPRLALVLFWVFAVAGVLTILGYLLLPYAGLAALTGNDVLPTMGREFLEQPTITKAGIVVVALGFLYNIGMTLLKGRKTAISMVMMTGLIGLAVLFLFSFYNPENLSRDKFYWWWVVHLWVEGVWELIMGSMLAFVLIKITGVDREVVEKWLYVIIGMALITGIIGTGHHYFWIGAPGVWLWLGSIFSALEPLPFFAMVLFAWNMMNRRRRQHPNRAASYWAIGTTVTAFLGAGVWGFLHTLAPVNYYTHGTQITAAHGHLAFYGAYVMIVLTMISYAMPRLRGLGEAPSAQAQRMELWGFWLMTLSMLAITLLLTAAGVVQVWLQRLPADAGAMSFMNTMEQLSLFFWLRLAAGVGFLAGLVCYLLSFRQRGAIMPQAAASA, encoded by the coding sequence ATGACCGCCGCCAATCCGCATCTCAAGTTCGCCTCGCAGGCCGTTGCGAAGCCCTATTTCGTGTTCGCCCTCATCCTGTTCGCGGGGCAGATCCTGTTCGGCCTGATCATGGGCCTGCAATACGTGGTGGGCGATTTCCTGTTCCCGCTCATCCCGTTCAACGTCGCGCGCATGGTGCATACCAACCTGCTCATCGTGTGGCTGCTGTTCGGTTTCATGGGCGCCGCCTACTACCTGATACCCGAAGAAGCCGATCGCGAGCTGCACAGCCCGCGGCTGGCGCTGGTGCTGTTCTGGGTGTTCGCCGTGGCCGGCGTGCTGACCATCCTGGGCTACCTGCTGCTGCCCTATGCCGGGCTGGCCGCCCTGACGGGCAACGACGTGCTGCCCACCATGGGGCGCGAATTCCTCGAGCAGCCCACCATCACCAAGGCGGGTATCGTGGTGGTGGCCCTGGGGTTCCTGTACAACATCGGCATGACCCTGCTCAAGGGCCGAAAAACCGCCATCAGCATGGTCATGATGACCGGCCTGATCGGCCTGGCGGTGCTGTTCCTGTTCTCGTTCTACAACCCCGAAAACCTGTCGCGCGACAAGTTCTACTGGTGGTGGGTGGTGCATCTGTGGGTCGAGGGCGTATGGGAACTGATCATGGGTTCCATGCTGGCCTTCGTCCTGATCAAAATCACCGGCGTCGACCGCGAGGTCGTCGAGAAATGGCTGTATGTCATCATCGGCATGGCGCTCATCACCGGCATCATCGGCACCGGCCACCATTATTTCTGGATCGGCGCGCCGGGCGTGTGGCTGTGGCTGGGCTCGATATTCTCGGCCCTGGAACCGCTGCCGTTCTTCGCCATGGTGCTGTTCGCCTGGAACATGATGAACCGGCGCCGGCGCCAGCATCCCAACCGCGCCGCTTCATACTGGGCCATCGGCACCACGGTCACGGCGTTCCTGGGCGCGGGCGTGTGGGGCTTCCTGCATACCCTGGCGCCGGTGAACTACTACACCCACGGCACGCAGATCACCGCGGCGCACGGCCACCTGGCGTTCTACGGCGCCTACGTGATGATCGTGCTGACCATGATCTCGTACGCCATGCCGCGCCTGCGCGGCCTGGGCGAGGCGCCGTCCGCCCAGGCGCAGCGCATGGAACTGTGGGGCTTCTGGCTGATGACGCTGTCGATGCTTGCCATCACGCTGCTGCTTACCGCGGCCGGCGTGGTGCAGGTCTGGCTGCAGCGCCTGCCGGCCGATGCGGGCGCCATGTCCTTCATGAACACCATGGAGCAGCTGTCGCTGTTCTTCTGGCTGCGCCTGGCAGCCGGGGTGGGGTTCCTGGCAGGCCTGGTGTGCTACCTGCTCAGCTTCCGCCAGCGCGGCGCGATCATGCCGCAGGCCGCGGCCAGCGCCTGA
- a CDS encoding c-type cytochrome: protein MPETFTKGMARNIYFGGSVFFILIFLALTFHTEKQFPERTNQDQMTEAVVRGKLVWEQNNCVGCHTILGEGAYFAPELGNVYERRGGDQDFHSFLRAWMSAQPLGVPGRRAMPQFRLSEGQVDDLAEFLKWTSKINNYNWPPNREG from the coding sequence ATGCCGGAAACCTTTACCAAGGGCATGGCCAGGAATATCTACTTCGGGGGAAGCGTGTTCTTCATCCTGATATTCCTGGCCCTGACTTTCCATACCGAAAAGCAATTTCCCGAACGCACCAACCAAGACCAGATGACCGAGGCCGTGGTGCGCGGCAAGCTGGTCTGGGAACAGAACAACTGTGTCGGCTGCCACACCATCCTGGGCGAAGGCGCCTACTTTGCCCCCGAACTGGGCAATGTGTACGAACGCCGCGGCGGCGACCAGGACTTCCACTCGTTCCTGCGCGCCTGGATGAGCGCCCAGCCGCTGGGCGTGCCAGGGCGCCGCGCCATGCCGCAGTTCCGCCTTTCCGAGGGGCAGGTCGACGACCTGGCCGAGTTCCTGAAATGGACCTCGAAAATCAACAACTACAACTGGCCTCCCAACCGTGAGGGCTGA
- a CDS encoding cytochrome C oxidase subunit IV family protein has translation MNETLRLLCYWIGLALLTAATVSIAGGARPPWPQLGVIALAVAKAWLIIDGFMELRRAPRAWRLLLLAWPFAMAAGVLLAGYLPGR, from the coding sequence ATGAACGAGACCTTGCGCCTGCTGTGCTACTGGATCGGGCTGGCACTGCTGACGGCCGCCACGGTAAGCATCGCCGGGGGCGCGCGGCCGCCATGGCCGCAGCTGGGCGTCATTGCCCTGGCGGTGGCCAAGGCATGGCTGATCATCGACGGCTTCATGGAACTGCGCCGTGCGCCGCGCGCCTGGCGCCTGCTGTTGCTGGCCTGGCCATTCGCCATGGCGGCGGGGGTGCTGCTGGCCGGCTATCTGCCAGGGCGCTGA
- a CDS encoding cytochrome c oxidase subunit 3: MSTSPEAGLPAGPRLPGDLAMWFFILAELAVFGILILAFVVAQAMQAERFQAGRQALDASTGLALTLSLLTAGWCAAQALARVRLGRGGASPLLCMALAAASCYVVFKLAEYSHLAGLGLGLEHDTFFTLYWILTGFHFLHVLLGMLILGWLAWRCRAGAYGPGRSAGMESGVLYWHMVDLVWVLLFPVVYLLGPA; the protein is encoded by the coding sequence ATGTCCACTTCGCCTGAGGCCGGGCTGCCCGCCGGGCCGCGCCTGCCGGGCGACCTGGCGATGTGGTTCTTCATCCTGGCCGAGCTGGCGGTGTTCGGCATCCTGATTCTTGCTTTTGTCGTCGCCCAGGCAATGCAGGCCGAGCGCTTCCAGGCCGGCCGCCAGGCGCTGGACGCCTCGACCGGCCTGGCCCTGACCCTGAGCCTGCTGACCGCGGGCTGGTGCGCCGCCCAGGCGCTGGCCAGGGTGCGGCTGGGGCGCGGCGGCGCCAGCCCGCTGTTGTGCATGGCGCTGGCCGCGGCGTCCTGCTACGTGGTCTTCAAGCTGGCCGAATACAGCCACCTGGCCGGGCTCGGCCTGGGGCTGGAACACGATACTTTCTTCACGCTGTACTGGATACTGACCGGGTTCCATTTTCTGCACGTGCTGCTGGGCATGCTGATACTGGGATGGCTGGCGTGGCGCTGCCGCGCCGGCGCATACGGGCCGGGGCGCAGCGCCGGCATGGAATCCGGCGTGCTGTACTGGCACATGGTCGATCTGGTCTGGGTGCTGTTGTTTCCCGTGGTGTATTTGCTGGGGCCGGCATGA
- a CDS encoding CbbQ/NirQ/NorQ/GpvN family protein codes for MTLSAVAGPAGAAPDAPYYRPLGNEAQLFERAWRHGMPVLVKGPTGCGKTRFVQHMAHRLGLPLYTVACHDDLSATDLVGRHLIGAAGTWWQDGPLTRAVREGGICYLDEIVEARQDTAVVLHPLADDRRELYIERTGETLRAPPGFMLVVSYNPGYQNLLKGMKPSTRQRFVALRFGYPPPAEECAVVAAEARVDDALAARVVELGQALRRLEHHDLEEVASTRLLIFAARMIRDGMPPREACLACLAEPLSDDPQTVAALMDVVDVHFA; via the coding sequence ATGACTCTTTCCGCAGTGGCCGGGCCTGCCGGCGCAGCGCCCGATGCGCCTTACTACCGGCCCCTGGGCAACGAGGCGCAATTGTTCGAGCGGGCGTGGCGCCACGGCATGCCCGTACTGGTGAAGGGGCCTACCGGCTGCGGCAAGACCCGCTTTGTGCAGCACATGGCGCATCGCCTGGGCTTGCCGCTGTATACCGTGGCCTGCCACGACGATCTCAGCGCCACCGATCTGGTCGGGCGCCACCTGATCGGCGCCGCGGGAACGTGGTGGCAAGACGGCCCGCTGACCCGCGCCGTGCGCGAAGGGGGCATCTGCTACCTGGATGAAATCGTCGAGGCCCGGCAAGACACCGCGGTGGTGCTGCACCCCCTGGCCGACGACCGCCGCGAGCTGTATATCGAGCGCACGGGCGAAACCCTGCGGGCCCCGCCCGGGTTCATGCTGGTGGTGTCGTACAACCCCGGCTACCAGAATCTGCTGAAAGGCATGAAGCCCAGCACGCGCCAGCGGTTCGTGGCATTGCGCTTCGGCTATCCGCCGCCGGCCGAAGAATGCGCCGTCGTGGCGGCCGAGGCGCGGGTCGACGACGCTCTTGCGGCTCGCGTGGTCGAGCTGGGGCAGGCGCTGCGCCGGCTCGAGCACCACGATCTCGAAGAAGTGGCCTCGACCCGCCTGCTGATATTCGCCGCCCGCATGATCCGCGACGGCATGCCGCCGCGCGAGGCCTGCCTGGCCTGCCTGGCCGAGCCGCTATCGGATGATCCCCAGACGGTGGCCGCGCTGATGGATGTGGTCGATGTCCACTTCGCCTGA
- a CDS encoding cytochrome D1 domain-containing protein gives MTSPKKTLLAGLIASVSLLGAAGAQANAPAMTDDEKEVAKQIYFERCAGCHGVLRKGATGKNLEPHWTHTDAGGAKTEGGTLQLGTKRLENIIAYGTEGGMVNYDDILTDQEINLMARYIQQTPDVPPEFSLQDMKDSWKLIVPVSERPKKQLNKINLKNVFAITLRDAGKLALVDGDTHKIWKILDTGYAVHISRLSASGRYVYTVGRDGLTTIIDMWFEEPTTVATVRLGSDARSVDVSKFKGYEDKYLIGGTYWPPQYSIMDGETLEPIKIVSTRGNTVDGDYHPEPRVASIVASLQKPEWVVNVKETGQILLVDYTDLHNLKTTAIESAKFLHDGGWDASGRYFMVAANASNKVAVADTKTGKLAALVDTAKIPHPGRGANFVHKQFGPVWATGHLGDDVVSLISTASEKPEHAKFKQHNWKVVQELKMPGAGNLFVKTHPKSRHFWADAPMNPEREIAESVYVFSLDDLSKAPVQLNVAKDSGLPESKAIRRAVQPEYNEAGNEVWISLWGGKADQSAIVIYDDKTLKLKQVITDPAVVTPTGKFNVYNTMHDVY, from the coding sequence ATGACCAGTCCCAAGAAAACCCTGTTGGCAGGCCTCATCGCCAGCGTCTCGCTGCTGGGCGCGGCAGGCGCCCAGGCCAATGCGCCGGCCATGACCGACGACGAAAAAGAGGTTGCCAAGCAAATCTATTTCGAGCGCTGCGCCGGCTGTCACGGCGTGCTGCGCAAGGGCGCCACGGGCAAGAACCTGGAACCCCACTGGACCCACACCGACGCCGGCGGCGCCAAGACCGAAGGCGGCACGCTGCAGCTCGGCACCAAGCGGCTGGAAAACATCATTGCCTACGGCACCGAAGGCGGGATGGTCAACTACGACGACATCCTGACCGACCAGGAAATCAACCTGATGGCGCGCTACATCCAGCAAACGCCCGACGTGCCGCCAGAATTCTCGCTGCAGGACATGAAAGACAGCTGGAAGCTCATCGTCCCCGTGTCCGAACGCCCCAAGAAGCAGCTCAACAAGATCAACCTGAAGAACGTGTTCGCCATCACGCTGCGCGACGCCGGCAAGCTGGCCCTGGTCGACGGCGACACCCACAAGATCTGGAAGATCCTCGACACCGGCTACGCGGTGCACATCTCGCGCCTGTCCGCCTCGGGCCGGTATGTATACACGGTGGGCCGAGACGGGCTTACCACCATCATCGACATGTGGTTCGAAGAACCCACCACCGTGGCCACCGTGCGTCTGGGTTCCGACGCGCGCTCGGTCGACGTGTCCAAGTTCAAGGGCTACGAAGACAAATACCTGATCGGCGGCACGTACTGGCCGCCCCAGTACTCCATCATGGACGGCGAAACGCTCGAGCCCATCAAGATCGTGTCCACCCGCGGCAATACGGTCGACGGCGACTACCACCCCGAGCCCCGCGTGGCGTCCATCGTGGCCTCGCTGCAAAAGCCCGAATGGGTGGTCAACGTGAAAGAAACCGGGCAGATCCTGCTGGTCGACTATACCGACCTGCATAATCTGAAAACCACCGCCATCGAATCGGCCAAGTTCCTGCACGACGGCGGCTGGGACGCATCCGGGCGCTACTTCATGGTGGCCGCCAACGCCTCGAACAAGGTCGCCGTGGCCGACACCAAGACCGGCAAGCTCGCGGCGCTGGTCGATACCGCCAAGATCCCCCATCCGGGCCGCGGCGCCAACTTCGTGCACAAGCAGTTCGGCCCCGTCTGGGCCACGGGCCACCTGGGCGACGACGTGGTGTCGCTGATCTCCACCGCTTCCGAGAAACCCGAGCACGCCAAGTTCAAGCAGCACAACTGGAAGGTCGTGCAAGAACTGAAGATGCCGGGCGCCGGCAACCTGTTCGTCAAGACCCATCCGAAGTCCAGGCACTTCTGGGCCGATGCCCCCATGAACCCCGAACGCGAAATCGCCGAATCGGTATACGTGTTCAGCCTCGACGACCTGTCCAAGGCGCCCGTGCAGCTCAACGTGGCCAAGGATTCCGGGCTGCCTGAAAGCAAGGCCATCCGCCGCGCCGTGCAGCCCGAATACAACGAGGCGGGCAACGAGGTCTGGATCTCGCTTTGGGGCGGCAAGGCCGACCAGTCCGCCATCGTGATCTACGACGACAAGACCTTGAAACTCAAGCAGGTCATTACGGATCCGGCCGTGGTCACCCCCACCGGCAAGTTCAACGTCTACAACACCATGCACGACGTCTACTGA